In Luteolibacter arcticus, one genomic interval encodes:
- a CDS encoding glycoside hydrolase family 97 protein, translating into MLPLRLSLAFATLVLPAHAAIVPERTLASPDGKLVFALERDDSTQALLHSVTDNGRAVVTRGALGLDITGVGVVADQGTISNVVADSIDSSWTNAFGERSAVSDKYRQETLTISHADQGSLGVKLQVRVYDDGVALRYLIEGTGSIASDKTSFPLPTTTQVWTSGTAQASISKQAISSVSGAVERPVLAELATDLYAALGEAGLVDSSRMKFTRTGTSTLVASLAGSIAFTTTYTSPWRFVRVAPSPGSLLEGNHFMLNLCEPSQVADTSWIRPGKVLREVTLTTQGSMACIDFAAAHDLKYIMFDAGWYGAETSAASDASEVNVDPARSPGPLDLPAVIAYGKTKGVDVILYVNQIALSQQLDEILPLYQSWGVAGIKFGFVHVGSQANTRWLHEAVRKCAEHQLMVNIHDEYRPTGVSRTFPNLLTQEGIRGDEETPSNATVLNTIFTRGLAGAGDQTNCYFASRVNTMGSHASQLAKSVCIFSPWQFLYWYDRPLGSPGSAGAGGSVSVLEEVPELTFFDRLPTTWDETRVLDGYPGSHATIARRKGGIWFVGALNGNTARDFTVPLDFLPAGQNFRLELYRDDTTVATSTKVKVGHSVVNRDSTIQRTVRVGNGFAAILTPTTDALTAPDVDPPPRPPPPVPPGTIKFETTEGYPAANADIAVISSNANGQPYTGSKGWSLASSGSPGRVLATQDSGDYVGGQALGTNGSSTYVGGVKGIIEPAAACTLSFDAQYNTGISVAFMKDVDGDGLFDATDTGMSFGIGGASTVRFQRRGPNFGTETASPLAGSGGQWYRFLITFGTSNAGSRPVTMAVRNLTTGIDLDFDSATAGIQPWSFNVTAAELGPAPETADGVFVRLTGAAKIDNLRATIIGTPYQSWMSGFPAIAGNNRSTDADPDRDGVVNLLEWVLDGDPASSDASVLPAARISEGNLIFTFNRRDDSEGRVSTIVQHGTDLIEWTNLLIGAADAAGYAVDEQGESPDAVTVRLPVAGEPKRFVRLLATESAP; encoded by the coding sequence ATGTTGCCACTCCGTCTTTCGCTCGCATTCGCCACCCTCGTCCTGCCCGCCCACGCCGCGATTGTTCCCGAACGCACGCTCGCGAGCCCGGACGGGAAGCTGGTCTTCGCGTTGGAGCGCGACGACAGCACCCAAGCGCTGCTGCATAGCGTGACCGACAACGGCCGCGCGGTGGTCACCCGCGGCGCGCTCGGACTCGACATCACCGGCGTGGGCGTGGTGGCCGACCAAGGCACGATTTCCAATGTGGTCGCCGATTCCATCGACAGCTCTTGGACCAATGCCTTCGGCGAGCGCTCGGCGGTGTCCGACAAGTACCGGCAGGAAACGCTGACCATCTCCCATGCGGATCAAGGCTCGCTCGGCGTGAAGCTGCAGGTCCGCGTCTATGATGACGGCGTGGCCCTTCGCTACCTCATCGAAGGCACGGGCTCCATCGCCTCGGACAAGACTAGCTTTCCTTTGCCCACGACCACCCAGGTCTGGACCTCGGGAACGGCCCAGGCCTCGATCTCCAAGCAAGCCATCTCCAGTGTCTCCGGTGCGGTCGAACGTCCCGTGCTGGCCGAGCTCGCGACCGACCTCTACGCCGCGCTCGGCGAAGCGGGCCTGGTCGATAGCTCGCGGATGAAATTCACCCGTACCGGCACTTCCACCCTGGTCGCCAGCCTCGCGGGCAGCATCGCCTTCACCACGACCTACACCAGCCCGTGGCGCTTCGTGCGCGTCGCGCCATCGCCGGGCAGTCTGTTGGAAGGCAATCATTTCATGCTGAACCTGTGCGAGCCCTCGCAGGTGGCGGACACCTCGTGGATCCGCCCGGGCAAGGTGCTGCGCGAGGTCACACTGACCACCCAGGGCTCGATGGCGTGCATCGATTTCGCCGCGGCCCACGACCTGAAGTACATCATGTTCGACGCCGGATGGTATGGTGCGGAGACCAGCGCCGCCTCCGACGCCAGCGAGGTGAATGTCGATCCCGCCCGTTCGCCCGGCCCGCTCGATCTGCCAGCCGTGATCGCCTATGGGAAGACCAAGGGCGTCGATGTGATCCTCTACGTCAACCAGATCGCCCTGAGCCAACAGCTCGACGAGATCCTGCCGCTCTACCAGTCGTGGGGCGTGGCCGGCATCAAGTTCGGTTTCGTCCACGTCGGCTCGCAGGCGAATACCCGCTGGCTGCACGAGGCGGTCAGGAAGTGCGCCGAGCACCAGCTCATGGTGAACATTCACGATGAGTATCGGCCCACCGGCGTGTCGCGGACCTTTCCGAACCTGCTGACCCAGGAAGGAATCCGCGGGGATGAAGAAACCCCCTCCAACGCCACGGTGCTCAACACCATCTTCACCCGCGGCCTCGCCGGCGCCGGAGACCAGACCAACTGCTACTTCGCCTCGCGGGTGAATACGATGGGCTCGCACGCCTCGCAGCTCGCCAAGTCCGTGTGCATCTTCAGTCCGTGGCAATTCCTCTACTGGTATGACCGGCCGCTGGGATCCCCCGGCAGCGCCGGCGCCGGTGGCTCGGTCTCGGTGCTTGAGGAAGTCCCGGAGCTGACCTTCTTCGACCGCCTGCCGACGACTTGGGACGAGACCCGCGTGCTCGATGGCTACCCGGGCAGCCACGCGACCATCGCGCGTCGCAAGGGCGGCATCTGGTTCGTCGGCGCGCTCAATGGCAACACCGCCCGCGACTTCACCGTCCCCCTCGATTTCCTGCCCGCGGGACAAAACTTCCGCCTCGAACTCTACCGCGACGACACCACGGTGGCCACCAGCACCAAGGTCAAGGTCGGCCATTCCGTGGTCAACCGCGACTCCACCATCCAGCGCACGGTGCGCGTGGGCAATGGCTTCGCCGCCATCCTCACGCCGACCACCGACGCCCTCACGGCACCCGATGTGGATCCTCCACCACGCCCCCCTCCGCCGGTGCCACCCGGCACGATCAAGTTCGAAACCACCGAAGGCTATCCTGCCGCCAACGCGGACATCGCCGTCATCAGCAGCAACGCCAACGGCCAGCCCTATACCGGATCCAAGGGTTGGTCGCTTGCTTCCTCGGGCTCGCCGGGACGGGTTCTCGCGACCCAGGACAGCGGCGACTACGTCGGCGGCCAGGCGCTCGGCACCAATGGCTCCAGCACCTACGTCGGCGGCGTTAAAGGCATCATCGAGCCCGCCGCGGCCTGCACCCTCTCCTTCGACGCCCAATACAACACCGGCATCTCCGTCGCCTTCATGAAGGATGTCGACGGTGACGGGCTCTTCGACGCAACCGACACCGGCATGAGCTTCGGCATCGGAGGGGCCAGCACGGTCCGCTTCCAGCGTCGCGGCCCGAATTTCGGCACCGAAACCGCCAGCCCGCTGGCCGGTAGCGGCGGGCAATGGTACCGGTTTCTCATCACCTTCGGCACCAGCAACGCCGGCAGCCGCCCGGTCACAATGGCGGTGCGCAACCTGACCACCGGCATCGATCTCGACTTCGACAGTGCCACCGCCGGCATCCAGCCGTGGTCATTCAACGTCACCGCTGCCGAACTCGGCCCCGCCCCGGAAACCGCCGACGGCGTCTTCGTCCGCCTCACCGGTGCCGCCAAGATCGACAACCTGCGCGCCACCATCATCGGCACGCCCTATCAATCGTGGATGTCCGGCTTTCCCGCCATCGCCGGCAACAACCGCTCGACCGATGCCGATCCCGACCGCGACGGAGTGGTCAATCTGTTAGAATGGGTCCTCGACGGCGATCCGGCTTCGTCCGACGCATCGGTCCTGCCTGCCGCACGCATCAGCGAGGGCAATCTGATCTTCACCTTCAACCGTCGCGATGATTCCGAGGGACGGGTGAGCACGATCGTCCAGCATGGCACGGATTTGATCGAATGGACGAACCTCCTCATCGGCGCGGCGGATGCCGCGGGCTACGCCGTCGATGAACAAGGCGAGTCCCCCGATGCAGTCACCGTGAGACTGCCGGTCGCCGGAGAGCCGAAGAGATTCGTGCGCCTGCTCGCGACCGAATCGGCTCCGTGA
- a CDS encoding sigma-70 family RNA polymerase sigma factor has protein sequence MKPEQNREFVALMVPCQQSIRNFVYSIHPDAGDLDDIMQETAISLWEKFDTFDRTREFLPWAMRLAYFEVLSFRKKRSRDRLVFSDEAVEALAAEEPEVELTEHVREALETCLCRLDPRARAVVEARYGKGSSISDLAIHRKESVHRLYRILDKVRALLIDCVRGQLIDQGLPADHV, from the coding sequence ATGAAGCCCGAACAAAACCGCGAGTTCGTTGCCCTGATGGTGCCGTGCCAGCAGTCGATCCGGAATTTCGTCTATAGCATCCACCCCGACGCCGGCGACCTGGATGACATCATGCAGGAAACGGCCATCAGCCTGTGGGAGAAGTTCGACACCTTCGACCGCACGCGGGAGTTCCTGCCGTGGGCGATGCGGCTCGCCTACTTCGAGGTGCTGAGTTTCCGCAAGAAGCGCAGCCGCGACCGGCTGGTATTCTCGGACGAAGCGGTGGAGGCCCTTGCGGCCGAGGAACCGGAGGTCGAGCTCACCGAGCACGTCCGGGAGGCGCTCGAGACCTGCCTGTGCCGGCTCGACCCCCGGGCCCGGGCGGTCGTCGAAGCCCGCTATGGCAAGGGCAGCTCGATCTCGGATCTGGCCATCCATCGCAAGGAATCCGTCCACCGGCTCTACCGCATCCTCGACAAGGTCCGCGCCCTGCTCATCGACTGCGTGCGCGGCCAATTGATCGACCAAGGCTTACCTGCTGACCATGTCTGA
- a CDS encoding beta strand repeat-containing protein, with amino-acid sequence MKNLRLHLISLATLPLCSAHAADLFWDGGAASIATPGDGVSTYATGTWNTALTNWDQGNTLAHVAWTNGNTAIFGGTYSAGTKTVTIASDITVNQIQINTGSTGANYLAIGASATQSDFALTFAGTYSDSFPAITGNASFANNNFNAKITGTPTGGLVIKHGSNITTPASSGRFSLTNNNSNFTGDIVVAGGNLAFGDAAFGNAANRIVLRGGALFSSAGSNANVNSPRQIVVDAPSGIATNGTGSNNIIHQTGAISGSANLTRYPGGVGTYDLRLEGSMSAYTGTLENRGQLLTIETTATSGGSWKLTGGTVKLNTASDDAMAHGIGASDLLMNGGTLDLNGNPETINGLSGNTGTVSSSLAATEAVLTLGAGDATASFGGTIQNGTGTVALTKTGSGTQTLTGNATFTGATTVEAGKLVLGGTLGTSPVTVKNSAHLAIGATGKNLKALSLEGGAIITVPLETSGSGYLGVDEVLALGGGSVTVKPLFAEAPALGTYTLIQATGGITGSATWVADFSGTGSTRLSGSVQAVDNAVSVTVNSVGASVLWKNAAANGTWNVNGSANFLNGASNDVFKQFDSVTFGPTSPAGAVTLDGSLLPASVTVNSANDFTFGGTGSIGGPAGLTKSGNGTLTIATANTFTGDTMVSGGTLAVDGTLASGYVEVDETATLKGTGTIAGDVTVAGTLAPGASVGTLATGDLMLTGTYACDLDGATADKLAVTGNLDLNGAILSLNVVSAPTALNYVIATYTGSLFGSFASVPEGYILDTSSPGKIMLWTSTPVFPAGTVTFETAQSYPTAPDVVAGLDVTGPFTGINGWSLSSSGSSLNVHASGSSGEYFGGQAIGASNSGTYVGGVKNVIQYTGTNTLTFDAPYATGTSVGFMDDVNANGLFEGTDSGMAFGIGGTPARFQYRNAAFGTENFGPGFTGTAGNWYRFSVTIGSSVSGSRSITMAVRNLTTGTGYDFDAVTEGIQNWTFSVTDAEFGVAPERSDGIFIRTTASARIDNLRVTSVEPPIGTAYDTWMDGFPSITGNDRLAEEDPDDDGIANLLEFVLNGNPTTSDAAILPDASVSGGNLVFTFHRRDDSEGLVTQTFQHGINLATWTDVVIGAESGAGYTVDELGAAPDLITVTVPTGSDPKKFARLLVEEAP; translated from the coding sequence ATGAAAAACCTCCGCCTTCATTTGATCTCGCTCGCCACCCTGCCGCTGTGCAGTGCCCATGCCGCCGATCTCTTCTGGGATGGTGGCGCGGCCAGTATCGCCACGCCCGGCGACGGTGTCTCGACCTACGCCACCGGCACTTGGAACACCGCCCTCACCAACTGGGACCAAGGCAATACCCTCGCCCACGTTGCTTGGACCAATGGCAACACCGCCATCTTCGGCGGGACCTACAGCGCCGGCACCAAGACCGTGACCATCGCGTCCGACATCACCGTCAACCAGATCCAGATCAACACCGGCTCGACTGGTGCCAACTACCTGGCCATCGGTGCGAGCGCGACCCAGAGCGACTTCGCCCTCACCTTCGCCGGCACCTACAGCGACAGCTTTCCAGCCATCACCGGCAACGCCAGTTTCGCGAACAACAACTTCAACGCCAAGATCACCGGCACTCCCACCGGCGGGCTGGTCATCAAGCACGGCAGCAACATCACCACGCCGGCTTCCAGCGGTCGCTTCTCCCTGACCAATAACAACTCGAATTTCACCGGCGACATCGTGGTCGCCGGCGGCAACCTTGCTTTCGGCGATGCCGCTTTCGGAAACGCCGCCAACCGGATTGTCCTCCGCGGGGGCGCGCTGTTCTCAAGTGCGGGGAGCAATGCCAACGTCAATTCGCCGCGGCAGATCGTGGTGGATGCCCCCAGCGGGATCGCCACCAATGGGACTGGAAGCAACAACATCATCCACCAGACCGGCGCGATCAGCGGCAGCGCCAATCTGACCCGCTATCCCGGTGGCGTGGGAACTTACGACCTCAGGCTGGAGGGGTCGATGTCCGCCTATACCGGCACCCTCGAGAACCGCGGCCAACTCCTCACCATCGAGACCACTGCCACCAGCGGCGGCTCGTGGAAACTCACCGGCGGCACCGTCAAACTCAATACGGCCAGCGATGACGCCATGGCCCACGGGATCGGCGCATCCGACCTGCTGATGAACGGCGGCACGCTCGACCTCAATGGCAACCCGGAGACGATCAACGGCCTGTCCGGCAACACCGGCACGGTCTCGAGCTCCCTCGCCGCCACCGAAGCCGTCCTCACGCTTGGCGCGGGAGATGCCACCGCCAGCTTCGGCGGGACCATCCAAAACGGCACCGGCACCGTGGCGCTCACCAAGACCGGCAGCGGCACCCAGACTCTAACAGGCAACGCCACCTTCACCGGAGCCACCACGGTGGAGGCTGGCAAGCTGGTCCTCGGCGGCACCCTCGGCACCAGCCCAGTCACCGTGAAAAACAGCGCTCACCTTGCCATCGGTGCCACTGGAAAAAACCTCAAGGCGCTGAGCCTTGAAGGCGGCGCGATCATCACCGTCCCGCTCGAAACTTCCGGCAGCGGCTACCTCGGAGTCGATGAGGTCCTCGCCTTGGGCGGCGGCAGCGTCACGGTGAAGCCACTTTTTGCCGAGGCACCCGCACTGGGGACCTACACCTTGATCCAGGCCACCGGCGGCATCACCGGCAGCGCCACATGGGTCGCCGATTTCTCGGGCACCGGCAGCACCCGCCTCAGCGGGTCCGTCCAGGCCGTGGACAATGCCGTGAGCGTGACCGTCAACTCGGTCGGCGCCAGCGTGCTTTGGAAAAATGCTGCCGCCAACGGCACCTGGAACGTCAATGGCTCGGCGAACTTCCTCAACGGCGCGTCGAACGATGTCTTCAAGCAGTTCGATTCCGTGACCTTCGGCCCCACCTCCCCCGCGGGAGCCGTGACGCTCGATGGCTCGCTGCTGCCGGCTTCGGTCACGGTGAATTCCGCGAACGATTTCACCTTCGGCGGCACCGGCAGCATCGGCGGTCCAGCTGGCTTGACCAAGAGCGGCAATGGCACCCTGACGATCGCCACCGCCAATACCTTCACGGGCGATACCATGGTCTCCGGCGGCACCCTGGCGGTCGATGGGACACTGGCCAGCGGCTACGTGGAGGTCGATGAAACGGCCACCCTCAAAGGCACCGGAACGATTGCCGGCGACGTGACCGTGGCAGGCACGCTCGCCCCCGGTGCCAGTGTCGGCACGCTCGCCACCGGGGACCTGATGTTGACCGGCACCTATGCCTGCGACCTCGACGGAGCCACCGCCGACAAGCTCGCGGTGACCGGCAATCTCGACCTGAACGGCGCGATCCTCAGCCTGAATGTCGTCTCCGCACCCACCGCGCTGAACTACGTGATCGCCACCTACACCGGCTCCTTGTTCGGCAGCTTCGCCTCGGTCCCGGAGGGCTACATCCTCGATACCAGCAGCCCCGGCAAGATCATGCTGTGGACCTCTACTCCGGTCTTCCCGGCAGGCACCGTGACCTTCGAAACCGCCCAGAGCTATCCCACGGCACCGGACGTGGTCGCCGGGCTCGATGTGACGGGACCCTTCACCGGCATCAACGGCTGGTCGCTTTCCAGTTCCGGCAGTTCCCTGAACGTTCACGCGTCCGGATCGAGCGGCGAATACTTCGGAGGACAAGCGATCGGTGCCAGCAACTCCGGAACCTACGTCGGCGGGGTCAAAAACGTGATCCAGTACACCGGTACCAACACCCTCACCTTCGATGCGCCGTACGCCACCGGCACTTCGGTCGGCTTCATGGATGACGTCAATGCCAACGGCCTTTTCGAAGGGACAGATTCCGGCATGGCCTTCGGCATTGGCGGCACGCCTGCCCGCTTCCAGTACCGCAACGCGGCCTTCGGCACTGAGAATTTCGGCCCCGGCTTCACCGGCACGGCCGGCAATTGGTACCGGTTCTCGGTCACCATCGGCAGCAGCGTCAGCGGTAGCCGGTCGATCACCATGGCGGTGCGGAACCTGACCACCGGCACCGGTTACGACTTCGATGCCGTCACCGAAGGCATCCAGAACTGGACCTTCTCCGTCACCGATGCCGAGTTCGGAGTCGCTCCGGAACGCTCGGATGGCATCTTCATCCGCACCACCGCCAGCGCCCGCATCGACAACCTCCGGGTCACCTCGGTGGAGCCGCCGATCGGCACCGCCTACGACACCTGGATGGATGGCTTCCCTTCGATCACTGGAAATGATCGCCTGGCCGAGGAGGATCCCGATGACGACGGCATCGCGAACCTGCTCGAGTTCGTGTTGAACGGCAATCCCACCACCTCCGATGCGGCGATCCTTCCCGACGCCAGCGTGTCCGGCGGCAATCTGGTCTTCACCTTCCACCGCCGCGACGACTCGGAAGGACTCGTGACCCAGACCTTCCAGCATGGCATCAACCTGGCCACATGGACCGACGTGGTCATCGGCGCGGAAAGCGGCGCGGGCTACACCGTGGATGAACTTGGCGCGGCACCCGACTTGATCACCGTCACGGTTCCGACCGGCAGCGACCCGAAGAAATTCGCCCGCCTGCTGGTGGAGGAAGCTCCCTGA
- a CDS encoding LamG domain-containing protein, with translation MSDDAPAPRLKYLLARLSDGQLDATEAAELDGMIVRDPAARRYYRRHTRVHLALTDLGEASKIVSFPEVRHARRWPALAAAAALVLAAGTAWWSYRADNAQSPAPVAEKESVPKRVLAVVSATEDLRWSLPEAAAGGQRIGTGIVKVFSGSLSLSLMGGQTVHLKGPAEFELIEEGEMALRKGPAAFRSLAGQAPLIVHLPHGALVDMGSEFSADVGSDDTTEVRVFENQLTVSTTGPSGRTQEELQLGPGRTVLVNSAFSPGTRPATDFLRVPPPPLALSPGGEQSYAAAVIASSPAAYWRFEKTNPQQQVPDETGRHPLQLMEKARLFGNDGQRFLITNQSDAAGFAQTPAGIPNLDTARGMTAECLFSSSSKNYGTLMGFELADPGPRPPDIPLKLNHAPQNFVIERMGRMGEKIGHVHPDFAVRTMLRAPAGYFGGINCYSRESHLLHRWVHVAVVRDATRIQLYVDGELSDSTQASLVFHNVNLRPIIGRLQPNPKDELRQWVGGIDEVALYDHALSAEEIRAHSAALKR, from the coding sequence ATGTCTGACGACGCCCCCGCCCCCCGCCTGAAGTATCTCCTGGCCCGCCTGTCGGACGGCCAGCTCGATGCGACCGAAGCTGCCGAACTCGATGGCATGATCGTCCGCGATCCCGCGGCGCGGCGGTACTACCGGCGCCATACGAGGGTTCATCTGGCACTCACCGATCTTGGGGAAGCCAGCAAGATCGTCTCCTTTCCTGAAGTGCGCCATGCGCGGAGATGGCCGGCCTTGGCCGCGGCGGCGGCCCTAGTGCTAGCAGCCGGCACGGCGTGGTGGTCGTACCGCGCTGACAACGCGCAATCCCCTGCGCCGGTGGCGGAAAAGGAGTCCGTCCCGAAGAGGGTTCTCGCGGTGGTGTCCGCCACCGAGGATCTGCGGTGGAGTCTTCCCGAAGCTGCGGCCGGCGGACAACGGATCGGCACCGGAATCGTGAAGGTATTCAGCGGCAGCCTGTCCCTTTCATTGATGGGCGGACAGACGGTCCATCTCAAGGGGCCCGCGGAATTCGAGTTGATCGAGGAAGGGGAGATGGCCCTCCGCAAGGGGCCAGCCGCGTTCCGTTCGCTCGCCGGCCAAGCGCCCTTGATCGTGCACCTTCCCCACGGAGCGCTGGTGGACATGGGCTCGGAATTCTCGGCGGATGTCGGGAGTGACGACACCACCGAGGTGCGCGTTTTCGAGAACCAACTCACCGTCTCGACCACCGGTCCTTCCGGCCGCACGCAGGAAGAACTCCAGCTCGGGCCCGGCCGGACGGTGCTGGTGAATTCGGCATTTTCGCCGGGCACGCGGCCCGCCACCGACTTCCTGCGGGTCCCCCCCCCGCCGCTCGCGCTTTCACCGGGTGGCGAGCAATCCTACGCCGCCGCCGTGATCGCTTCCTCGCCCGCCGCCTACTGGCGTTTCGAGAAGACCAATCCCCAGCAGCAGGTGCCCGATGAAACCGGCCGCCATCCTCTCCAACTCATGGAGAAGGCGCGGCTGTTTGGAAACGACGGGCAGCGCTTTCTCATCACCAACCAAAGTGATGCCGCCGGCTTCGCGCAAACTCCCGCTGGCATCCCGAACCTCGACACCGCCCGCGGCATGACCGCGGAGTGCTTGTTCTCTTCCTCCTCAAAGAACTACGGAACCCTCATGGGCTTCGAGTTGGCCGATCCCGGACCACGGCCGCCAGACATCCCGCTCAAACTCAATCACGCACCGCAGAATTTCGTCATCGAGCGCATGGGCCGGATGGGCGAAAAAATCGGCCATGTTCATCCGGATTTCGCCGTCCGCACGATGCTCCGCGCGCCGGCCGGCTACTTCGGCGGGATCAATTGCTACTCGCGCGAGTCCCATCTGCTGCACCGCTGGGTCCATGTCGCGGTGGTCCGGGATGCCACCCGCATCCAGCTCTATGTGGATGGCGAGCTATCCGACTCCACCCAGGCTTCGCTGGTTTTCCACAACGTCAACTTGCGGCCGATCATTGGTCGCCTCCAACCCAACCCGAAGGACGAGCTCCGCCAGTGGGTCGGCGGCATCGACGAAGTCGCGCTCTACGATCACGCCCTCTCCGCCGAGGAGATCCGCGCCCACTCCGCGGCCTTGAAGCGGTGA